CTcagattatttttgtcaaactactattcCCAAGATCAAAAACTAACTTTCAAATTCACTTTATTCTGCACCCAGAGGTGCAAATCTCCTGCTTCCTTCATTAAACATTaaccatttatttatatatgtttcaTAACTTACTCTGTAGACACTGTGATAGATTCAGATGATGTGTGAATGTACTTTTGTtatccatttctttttttctttttttaaaaatctttttacaGGATAAGTCTATTCaggaacagaaaaaacaacacactgtcCTGATTGTGACTCTTAAACAGCCAGTGGGTTGTTTGAGGACAAGCTTGTGATTTTTTTAGGCTACATTAGACAGGCTACAGACAAATATCTTAACTTTCTGACCCACTTAGTTGCATTAGAAGTGGGTTAACATAAATCAAATATCACCTGAtaagctttttttctctcttatatCCCTCCCACTTAGGTCtttaactgtgttttgtttgcataaCAAACTGTTAGGGATCACTGATGCAGATATTTGTTGCAAAACAGAAGAACAAAtctctacagaaaaaaaagggaaatataaAGCCCCTGTAAGATAAGATACGATGCatactgaattttattgtcCTGTCTGCAGCAGTccgttgtgttttttttattaggcTGTGGATAAAAGGCAGTAAACAGGAATCCCGTGAGAGTCgatgtgaaaaatgaaaggtCTTTGGCTTACCCGAAAATGAACTATTGGAGGTTATATCCACAACAGTTTGCTCCTACAGCATCTCCCTCGGCGCTCTCGTTCTTCCCTTTTCAATGGGAGCTTCCACAATGGCTGAATTGTGGCAGGACAGTCTGTTTATGTCCCTCACCTGCGATCAATTTCTGTCCTTGAGCCGACTGTCAGTCACAAATCAATGCCATCCAGTGGCCAACGAGAGCAGAGATATCATCTGCTCCCTCCTGTCCGGGATGAGTAGGGGCTTTATGACGACCAATCACGGGTCCAGGGAaggggggggagagggaggaggtttGGCTCCGCCCCCTCGGCCACGTAGGGTGTGTACGCTGAAATCCATTGACGTCAATGAGCCCGGCTGGCACGAGGAGCGTCTGTCAATTATGTGACAGAGAAATAACATGTGAGCATCCTGTGCGCAAATACGCAAACAGGATGACGCATGGGCTACTAAATATCTAGGCTATATGAACAAACCTCGTATTATTAAACAGAtttaaactgtttctttgttgtattttatctaCAATGGAGTGATAGGGAAGAAATTCAGACTTGTTTACGTGAAAGCACTAAAAGCTGTTGCATATCTGGGATGTTTAAATTCAATAACCTATTTCTCAGATGTACATCTTGTCATACTTCACTTCTGCATGAACAGAGAGGTCACACCCCGCGGGGGAAATACAGCAGCAGACGAGTGGACATGGATGCGTCCAGCAGtccagcagaggaggagcaggctTTGAATTACAGGCCGCCTCCTCTCCATCACCCAGCCCCCTACACAGACGCTACATTCAACGGAGGAAACGGAAAAGACGAAACATACAAGAaggtttttcatttcaaaacccCGGGGCTGTGGAAAGAACAGAGagttcccttttttttaaacttaaacttgCCCACTTTTGGCTTCATTGTCACACCACAAACCAGGCATTCCACTCTgttatttccactttttttgtcatcttttcGCCAGCTGTTTGCAGCTGGCAGAAAGCACCCGCCCTGTTCGGGAAAAAGGGACCGAGAGTGAtcggaggaggagagagatgcCACCCCAACCTCCCCAGCCGCAGGTGAGGACGAATATCCTGAAGTTCGTCAAGAGCTTTTTGGGAATCATCCGGATCCTGCAGATTGTGTTTGGAGCCGGGCTGTGGGTCACCATCGCCGCGAACAAATACGAGGGATCCATCCACTTCGTCCTGTTCGTCGCTGTCCTGTTTTGGCTCCTCACCCTCGCCCTGTTCTTCCTCACCCTCCTGGACAAGCAGGATCTCGTCCCGATGCTGGGCGGCGAGCGCTGGTTGTCCA
This genomic stretch from Thunnus albacares chromosome 14, fThuAlb1.1, whole genome shotgun sequence harbors:
- the marveld1 gene encoding MARVEL domain-containing protein 1, which produces MPPQPPQPQVRTNILKFVKSFLGIIRILQIVFGAGLWVTIAANKYEGSIHFVLFVAVLFWLLTLALFFLTLLDKQDLVPMLGGERWLSTNLAHDVAAAALYLPAIGVMIYKTDRHSYCNLEQYKHNCLYKVYLTAAVFACLCCLAYLLSVIYGACRKCRGEQTVI